The Brassica rapa cultivar Chiifu-401-42 unplaced genomic scaffold, CAAS_Brap_v3.01 Scaffold0686, whole genome shotgun sequence genome has a window encoding:
- the LOC117130818 gene encoding vacuolar-processing enzyme delta-isozyme-like: protein FDPNTEHENYGDKVDARDIPLLYLETKIQNAPVGSPQRQEAQKNLLEEINHRKQIDQNIIEILRLSLKKTDVLDLLTSTRTTGQPVVDDWDCYKTLVKSFKNQCGAKMEYDMKYAGALANICNMGVDVKKSVAAIEEACAH, encoded by the exons ccaacactgaACACGAAAACTACGGGGATAAG GTCGATGCGCGAGATATCCCTCTGTTATATCTCGAGACGAAG ATTCAAAACGCTCCTGTGGGGTCACCTCAAAGACAAGAAGCTCAGAAGAATCTGCTTGAGGAAATAAATCACAGGAAACAAATCGATCAGAACATTATAGAGATTCTTAGACTTTCACTCAAAAAAACCGATGTCTTAGATCTCTTAACTTCCACAAGAACAACAGGACAACCTGTTGTAGATGATTGGGACTGCTACAAGACTCTG GTTAAAAGTTTCAAGAATCAATGTGGAGCAAAGATGGAATACGATATGAAGTATGCAGGAGCACTTGCCAATATCTGCAATATGGGAGTGGATGTGAAGAAAAGTGTTGCAGCTATTGAAGAAGCTTGTGCCCATTAA